A region of Plantactinospora sp. BC1 DNA encodes the following proteins:
- a CDS encoding MFS transporter, whose translation MKTGCRYAPPGAALAGVAAATGLPGRPAEPERPLGMVAGLRNPALTRPAVVFAGVALASGIVVTFLPSVLTDAPASLIALGLLAQAVTAPLTRWWAGRYTDRHPFAPLLGCGVFVAASGVAILAVTGHPVAFVIGMLLFGAGFGVAQNASLTSMLRQVSPAGYGTVSAVWNLAYDAGIGLGAVGFGLVAAGTGYPAALAITVLVMLSALAALPRSGRLNPHTR comes from the coding sequence TTGAAGACCGGGTGCAGGTACGCGCCGCCCGGGGCCGCGCTGGCCGGGGTCGCCGCCGCGACCGGGCTACCCGGTCGGCCCGCCGAGCCGGAGCGGCCGCTCGGGATGGTGGCGGGGCTGCGGAACCCGGCGCTGACCCGGCCGGCGGTGGTCTTCGCCGGGGTGGCGCTGGCGTCCGGCATCGTCGTCACGTTCCTGCCGTCCGTGCTGACCGACGCCCCGGCGAGCCTGATCGCGCTCGGGCTGCTCGCGCAGGCGGTCACCGCGCCGCTGACCCGCTGGTGGGCCGGCCGGTACACCGACCGGCATCCGTTCGCCCCGCTGCTCGGCTGCGGCGTGTTCGTCGCCGCGTCGGGCGTCGCGATCCTCGCCGTGACCGGGCACCCCGTCGCGTTCGTCATCGGGATGCTGCTCTTCGGGGCCGGCTTCGGCGTCGCGCAGAACGCCAGCCTGACCAGCATGCTGCGGCAGGTGTCACCGGCCGGGTACGGGACGGTCAGCGCGGTCTGGAACCTGGCCTACGACGCCGGAATCGGCCTCGGCGCGGTCGGCTTCGGTCTCGTCGCCGCCGGTACCGGCTATCCGGCGGCGCTCGCCATCACCGTACTGGTGATGCTCTCCGCCCTCGCCGCGCTGCCGCGATCCGGACGGCTGAACCCTCACACCAGGTAG
- a CDS encoding FtsK/SpoIIIE domain-containing protein: MAAHRQARAHLDAARHALARLQPPPDSGETADIVARLRRVGEAVSGEPEPARFFAGPLPVRLGVASTVDGSFPAVVPLSGGTHLAIDTDARDSRVAALLRTLVVRLLAAAPAGSVRVSALDSAALGATFLPLRVLVEAGAVPPPATTEAEITAVLDAAERHARAAQQATTGTPELLLLVAASLPEGRELGRLAALTHAGPTAGICVIAAGYPSRTIGVAPPPLGGTTHVRLDPQGYAWIGDPPGHPFSSDGTGLAAPVRLDGEPPAGAVAALADRLGEVYRRESSFEFTDLLPARPWAESSGNGLRAVVGRAGREPVICAFDDQTPHWLVGGRTGAGKTVFLLDVLYGLAARYSPDELSLYLLDFKEGVSFTEFVPTGRDPSWIPHARAVGIESDREYGVAVLRELRRELNRRASALKRHGVTKLADLVRDAGRPVPRIVAVIDEFHVLFAGNDAVAREAVSLLEELARKGRSYGIHLVLASQSMTGIEALYGKTDSIFGQFPLRVALPGGGGVLDALNDAAGALPIGSAIVNPAAGLTAANTVVQFPDAHASAAEVAQLRHELWQARKPGSRPPAVFRGYESAHVEDDPTYRGLVPGGRRPLALVGRTVDVDLTSALFPLDATPGRHLAVVGTSPVGASVLHAATVSLARQHTPGSARFLVAPLVAVADEVAEATIAELTGAGHPVDRLDAAGLREELRKLAAQPADGPPAARTFLVGYGMDGASGMLGVRDENYRSGLDDLQAMLRQGPAYGVHLLGWWRGLRRLSDDIGGSSNRDDVACLVALNVPGAELGMYLGQHDLAYTPRANRALLVDRHDQRVRLIVPFVRAGHEHDDEEGN, translated from the coding sequence GTGGCCGCCCACCGGCAGGCCCGGGCGCATCTGGACGCGGCCCGGCACGCGCTGGCCCGGCTCCAGCCGCCGCCCGACTCCGGCGAGACCGCCGACATCGTGGCCCGGCTGCGCCGGGTCGGCGAGGCGGTCAGCGGCGAACCCGAGCCGGCCCGGTTCTTCGCCGGCCCGCTGCCGGTGCGGCTCGGCGTGGCGAGCACCGTGGACGGAAGCTTTCCGGCGGTCGTACCGCTGAGCGGCGGCACCCACCTGGCGATCGACACCGACGCCCGGGACAGCCGGGTCGCGGCGCTGCTGCGTACCCTGGTGGTGCGGCTGCTCGCCGCCGCGCCGGCCGGCTCGGTGCGGGTGTCCGCCCTGGACAGCGCCGCGCTCGGCGCCACCTTCCTGCCGCTGCGGGTGCTGGTCGAGGCCGGGGCGGTGCCGCCGCCGGCCACCACCGAGGCGGAGATCACCGCCGTGCTCGACGCGGCCGAACGGCACGCCCGGGCCGCCCAGCAGGCCACCACCGGTACCCCGGAACTGCTGCTCCTGGTCGCCGCCTCGCTGCCGGAGGGGCGGGAGCTCGGTCGGCTCGCCGCGCTCACCCACGCCGGACCGACCGCCGGGATCTGCGTGATCGCCGCCGGATATCCGTCCCGGACGATCGGGGTCGCCCCGCCGCCGCTGGGCGGCACCACGCACGTCCGGCTCGACCCGCAGGGGTACGCCTGGATCGGCGACCCGCCCGGCCATCCGTTCAGTTCGGACGGCACCGGACTCGCCGCCCCGGTACGCCTGGACGGCGAACCGCCGGCCGGTGCGGTCGCGGCGCTGGCCGACCGGCTCGGCGAGGTCTACCGGCGCGAGTCGAGTTTCGAGTTCACCGACCTGCTGCCGGCCCGCCCCTGGGCCGAGTCGTCCGGCAACGGGCTGCGCGCGGTGGTCGGCCGCGCCGGCCGGGAGCCGGTGATCTGCGCCTTCGACGACCAGACCCCGCACTGGCTGGTCGGCGGTCGGACCGGCGCCGGCAAGACCGTCTTCCTGCTCGACGTCCTCTATGGACTCGCCGCCCGCTACTCCCCCGACGAGCTGTCGCTCTATCTGCTCGACTTCAAGGAGGGCGTCAGCTTCACCGAGTTCGTGCCGACCGGCCGGGACCCGTCGTGGATTCCGCACGCCCGGGCGGTCGGCATCGAGTCCGACCGGGAGTACGGCGTCGCCGTGCTCCGCGAGCTGCGCCGCGAGTTGAACCGGCGGGCCTCGGCGCTGAAGCGGCACGGCGTGACCAAACTGGCCGACCTGGTCCGGGACGCCGGCAGGCCGGTGCCGAGGATCGTGGCGGTGATCGACGAGTTCCACGTGCTCTTCGCCGGCAACGACGCGGTGGCGAGAGAGGCGGTCTCGCTGTTGGAGGAGCTGGCCCGCAAGGGTCGCTCCTACGGCATCCACCTGGTGCTGGCCAGCCAGAGCATGACCGGGATCGAGGCGCTCTACGGCAAGACGGACTCGATCTTCGGGCAGTTCCCGCTCCGGGTGGCCCTGCCCGGCGGCGGGGGAGTGCTGGACGCGCTCAACGACGCCGCCGGGGCGCTGCCGATCGGCTCGGCGATCGTCAACCCGGCCGCCGGGCTGACCGCCGCCAACACCGTGGTGCAGTTTCCCGACGCGCACGCCAGCGCCGCCGAGGTGGCCCAGCTGCGGCACGAGCTGTGGCAGGCCCGCAAGCCGGGCTCGCGGCCACCGGCGGTCTTCCGGGGGTACGAGTCGGCGCACGTCGAGGACGATCCGACGTACCGGGGACTGGTCCCGGGTGGACGGCGGCCGTTGGCGCTGGTCGGTCGTACCGTCGACGTGGACCTCACCTCGGCGCTCTTCCCGCTGGACGCCACGCCGGGCCGGCACCTGGCGGTGGTCGGCACCTCGCCGGTCGGGGCCAGCGTGCTGCACGCCGCCACGGTCAGCCTGGCCCGGCAGCACACCCCGGGCAGCGCCCGGTTCCTGGTCGCGCCGCTGGTCGCGGTCGCCGACGAGGTCGCCGAGGCGACGATCGCCGAGCTGACCGGGGCCGGGCACCCCGTCGACCGGCTCGACGCCGCCGGACTCCGCGAGGAGCTGCGCAAGCTCGCCGCCCAGCCGGCCGACGGGCCGCCGGCCGCCCGGACCTTCCTGGTCGGGTACGGCATGGACGGTGCCAGCGGCATGCTCGGCGTCCGGGACGAGAACTACCGGTCCGGGCTGGACGACCTCCAGGCGATGCTCCGGCAGGGCCCGGCGTACGGGGTGCACCTGCTCGGCTGGTGGCGTGGGCTGCGCCGGCTCTCCGACGACATCGGCGGGTCGAGCAACCGGGACGACGTCGCCTGCCTGGTCGCGCTGAACGTGCCCGGTGCGGAGCTGGGCATGTATCTCGGGCAGCACGACCTGGCCTACACCCCGAGGGCGAACCGGGCGCTGCTGGTCGACCGGCACGACCAGCGGGTACGTCTGATCGTGCCGTTCGTCCGGGCCGGCCACGAGCACGACGACGAGGAGGGGAACTGA
- a CDS encoding glycosyltransferase has protein sequence MSLTVLVNAGPWLPVPPNGYGGIENVIATLVPELRRLGVRVVLATVGSSELPVDERLAVFADGQFGSLQRPYNQACGVVQSHLHAVVRTLRDRDDIDLVHDHVEAAGLATLAALGPDAPPVLHTLHWDLAKHPELYGNFDGADRVRVNGVSASQLARAPQALRDHSVGYVHLATPLATGADRRRPVDKAGHVLVLGRINPGKGQDLAARLAHRAGFDLVLAGPVGPYRQPADLAAAADDPVAAANPDVQFWREHVAPHVDGVRVRWVGTVAGRQRDDLVATARATLFPLRWAEPGGTAVVESLALGTPVVGLAQGCLPELIQHGETGLLTEDEDELAALVLGAERIDPRRCRAEAARRFTPEVMARSYLALYERVRALTATPALT, from the coding sequence ATGAGCCTCACCGTACTGGTCAACGCCGGCCCGTGGCTGCCGGTGCCGCCGAACGGGTACGGCGGGATCGAGAACGTGATCGCCACCCTCGTACCCGAACTGCGCCGGCTCGGCGTACGGGTGGTGCTGGCCACGGTCGGCAGCAGTGAACTACCCGTCGACGAACGGCTCGCGGTCTTCGCCGACGGCCAGTTCGGCAGCCTGCAACGGCCGTACAACCAGGCGTGCGGGGTGGTGCAGAGCCACCTGCACGCGGTGGTGCGTACGCTACGGGACCGCGACGACATCGACCTGGTGCACGACCACGTCGAGGCGGCCGGCCTGGCCACCCTGGCCGCGCTCGGCCCGGACGCCCCGCCGGTGCTGCACACCCTGCACTGGGACCTGGCCAAGCACCCCGAGCTGTACGGCAACTTCGACGGCGCCGACCGGGTGCGCGTCAACGGCGTCTCCGCCTCGCAACTCGCCCGCGCTCCACAGGCGCTGCGCGACCACTCGGTCGGGTACGTCCACCTGGCCACCCCGCTGGCCACCGGCGCGGACCGGCGTCGCCCCGTCGACAAGGCCGGGCACGTCCTGGTGCTCGGCCGGATCAACCCGGGCAAGGGCCAGGACCTCGCCGCCCGGTTGGCCCACCGGGCCGGGTTCGACCTGGTCCTCGCCGGCCCGGTCGGGCCGTACCGGCAGCCCGCCGACCTTGCCGCCGCCGCGGACGATCCGGTGGCGGCGGCCAACCCCGACGTCCAGTTCTGGCGGGAACACGTCGCGCCGCACGTCGACGGGGTACGGGTGCGTTGGGTCGGCACGGTGGCCGGGCGGCAGCGCGACGACCTGGTCGCCACCGCCCGGGCGACGCTGTTTCCGCTGCGTTGGGCCGAACCCGGTGGTACGGCCGTGGTCGAGTCCCTCGCCCTCGGCACACCGGTCGTCGGGCTGGCCCAGGGCTGCCTGCCGGAGTTGATCCAGCACGGTGAGACGGGTCTGCTGACCGAGGACGAGGACGAGTTGGCGGCGCTCGTCCTCGGCGCGGAGCGGATCGACCCGCGCCGCTGCCGGGCCGAGGCCGCCCGGCGGTTCACCCCCGAGGTGATGGCCCGGTCCTATCTGGCCCTCTACGAGCGCGTCCGAGCCCTGACCGCCACCCCCGCGCTGACCTGA
- a CDS encoding glucosyl-3-phosphoglycerate synthase: MEAWTTYRTGNSSKWTSRRLLRSKGEQRVSVVLPARNEEATVGTIVGTLRRHLVEKSPVIDELIVVDSRSTDATAAVAAAAGARVVSQDEMTRGLPRLDGKGDALWSGLAAATGDIVAFVDADLRRFSPRFVTGLVGPLLADPTVAFVKGFYHRPLVGGGTVEPDGGGRVTELMARPLISMFWPELAGFVQPLAGEYAGRREVLEQIPFVSGYGVEIAMLIDLLELVGLDALAQVDLGERFHRHQDTEGLGRMSAQILYTVWTRLHRRGLVTEPVPPTAALTQFRRGGEQPLPNLDREVVVTDVSVAERPPLASVARRMRAARGRARRLAVAGTAVTGA; this comes from the coding sequence GTGGAGGCGTGGACCACGTACCGTACCGGGAACTCGTCGAAGTGGACGAGCCGGCGACTGCTCAGGAGCAAGGGGGAACAGCGGGTCAGCGTGGTGTTACCGGCCCGTAACGAGGAGGCGACCGTCGGCACCATCGTCGGTACGCTGCGTCGGCACCTCGTCGAGAAGAGCCCGGTCATCGACGAATTGATCGTGGTGGACTCCCGCTCCACCGACGCGACCGCGGCGGTGGCCGCCGCCGCCGGGGCCCGGGTGGTGAGCCAGGACGAGATGACCCGGGGGTTGCCCCGGCTCGACGGCAAGGGTGACGCTCTCTGGTCCGGACTGGCCGCCGCCACCGGCGACATCGTCGCCTTCGTCGACGCCGACCTGCGCCGCTTCTCGCCCCGGTTCGTCACCGGGCTGGTCGGGCCGCTGCTCGCCGACCCGACCGTCGCGTTCGTCAAGGGCTTCTACCACCGCCCGCTGGTCGGCGGCGGCACCGTGGAGCCGGACGGCGGCGGCCGGGTCACCGAGTTGATGGCCCGGCCCCTGATCAGCATGTTCTGGCCGGAACTGGCGGGCTTCGTCCAGCCGCTCGCGGGGGAGTACGCCGGCCGCCGGGAGGTGCTGGAACAGATCCCGTTCGTCTCCGGGTACGGCGTCGAGATCGCCATGCTGATCGACCTGCTGGAACTGGTCGGGCTGGACGCCCTGGCCCAGGTCGACCTCGGCGAGCGGTTCCACCGGCACCAGGACACCGAGGGATTGGGCCGGATGTCGGCGCAGATTCTCTACACCGTCTGGACCCGGCTGCACCGGCGCGGACTGGTCACCGAGCCGGTGCCACCGACGGCCGCGCTCACCCAGTTCCGCCGTGGCGGTGAGCAGCCACTGCCCAACCTGGACCGGGAGGTGGTGGTCACCGACGTGTCGGTGGCCGAACGCCCACCGCTGGCCAGCGTCGCCCGGCGGATGCGGGCCGCCCGCGGTCGGGCCCGCCGGCTGGCGGTCGCCGGAACGGCGGTGACCGGCGCATGA
- a CDS encoding Gfo/Idh/MocA family protein, whose product MQVCRVGLIGAGGVAQRHARVLSDFDDVRIVGVTDVVPEAATRLAESTRARFFPDVDALLAADLDAVYVCVPPFAHGAAEEAVLAAGPALFVEKPLALDRETALRINRLVRERGAVTAVGHHWRYLTVVDEARRILADRPVRLVAGTWLDRVPPVAWWPRRDRSGGPVVEQAAHVLDLARHLVGEVTEVWAAGNGTPPEVADADVDGATAAALRFATGAVGTLGTTCALGWKHRAGLEVYADGLALSVGEDGLLVRDGDGERRIAGDPEQGRRDVDRAFVDAVRGIGADVRVPYSEALRTHLLALAVAESAATGALVRVPPLEPANV is encoded by the coding sequence ATGCAGGTCTGCCGGGTTGGGCTGATCGGTGCGGGTGGTGTGGCGCAGCGGCACGCGCGGGTACTCTCGGACTTCGACGACGTACGGATCGTCGGGGTCACCGACGTGGTGCCGGAGGCGGCCACGCGGCTGGCCGAGTCAACCCGGGCGCGGTTCTTCCCGGACGTCGACGCGCTGCTCGCGGCGGACCTGGACGCGGTCTACGTCTGCGTGCCGCCCTTCGCGCACGGTGCGGCCGAGGAGGCGGTGCTGGCCGCCGGTCCGGCCCTCTTCGTGGAGAAACCGCTCGCCCTGGACCGGGAAACCGCGCTGCGGATCAACCGACTCGTCCGCGAGCGGGGAGCCGTGACGGCGGTCGGCCACCACTGGCGCTACCTGACCGTGGTCGACGAGGCTCGGCGGATTCTCGCCGACCGGCCGGTCCGGCTGGTCGCCGGGACCTGGCTGGACAGGGTACCGCCGGTCGCCTGGTGGCCCCGGCGGGACCGGTCCGGCGGGCCGGTGGTGGAGCAGGCCGCACACGTGCTCGACCTGGCCCGGCATCTCGTCGGCGAGGTGACGGAGGTCTGGGCCGCCGGCAACGGCACACCCCCGGAGGTGGCCGACGCGGACGTCGACGGCGCGACCGCCGCCGCGCTGCGGTTCGCGACCGGCGCGGTGGGCACGCTCGGCACCACCTGCGCGCTGGGCTGGAAGCACCGGGCCGGCCTGGAGGTGTACGCCGACGGCCTGGCGCTGTCGGTCGGCGAGGACGGCCTGCTGGTGCGGGACGGCGACGGCGAGCGCCGGATCGCGGGCGACCCGGAGCAGGGCCGGAGGGACGTCGACCGGGCCTTCGTCGACGCGGTCCGGGGAATCGGCGCGGACGTCCGGGTGCCCTATTCGGAAGCGCTCCGGACCCACCTGCTGGCGCTGGCGGTCGCCGAGTCGGCCGCGACCGGAGCGCTGGTCCGGGTACCGCCGCTGGAGCCGGCGAATGTCTGA
- a CDS encoding zinc-binding alcohol dehydrogenase, with the protein MSERDRNLGVDRNVVVDRNVVVSGPHEVALRHEVPEPLTDGTFRVETLFSGVSAGTELSYVKGTNPYLSATWDGTLGLFVEGAPETPYPVTRLGYMEVGRVTRSRTPAVAEGAVVAMTYGHRTGYRGDPLLDRVVPVPAELDPLLGIYVAHMGPICANGLLHAAADLYGSGVRDLGDGVRGRRVAVTGAGVVALLTALFARRAGAASVVVLDPTPQRRAVAEALGLETLDPTADDPAVVLKTRWRHAVDDRGADVVFQCRGQSSALHLALRLLRPQGTVVDLAFYQGGADLVRLGEEFHHNGLSLRCAQIGRVPRGLAPTWDRDRLSAETIALLRDYGDLIRAHLVSAVLPFDEAPALLMELAAGRRHEVQAVLAV; encoded by the coding sequence ATGTCTGAGCGGGACCGGAACCTGGGGGTCGACCGGAACGTGGTGGTCGACCGGAACGTGGTGGTCAGCGGTCCGCACGAGGTGGCGCTCCGCCACGAGGTGCCGGAGCCGCTGACCGACGGCACCTTCCGGGTCGAGACCCTGTTCAGCGGCGTCTCCGCCGGCACCGAGCTGAGTTACGTCAAGGGCACCAACCCCTACCTGTCGGCCACCTGGGACGGCACACTCGGGCTCTTCGTCGAAGGGGCGCCGGAGACGCCGTACCCGGTGACCCGGCTCGGTTACATGGAGGTCGGCCGGGTGACCCGCAGTCGTACCCCGGCGGTCGCCGAGGGCGCGGTGGTGGCGATGACGTATGGGCACCGGACGGGGTACCGGGGCGACCCGCTCCTCGACCGGGTGGTGCCGGTACCGGCCGAACTGGATCCGCTGCTCGGGATCTACGTGGCGCACATGGGGCCGATCTGCGCCAACGGGCTGCTGCACGCCGCCGCCGACCTGTACGGCAGCGGCGTGCGGGACCTCGGCGACGGGGTGCGGGGGCGCCGGGTGGCGGTGACCGGGGCGGGGGTGGTGGCGCTGTTGACCGCGCTCTTCGCCCGGCGGGCCGGTGCCGCCTCGGTGGTCGTACTCGATCCGACGCCGCAGCGGAGGGCGGTGGCTGAGGCGCTCGGCCTGGAGACCCTCGACCCGACCGCCGACGATCCGGCCGTGGTGTTGAAGACGCGGTGGCGGCACGCGGTCGACGACCGGGGCGCCGATGTCGTCTTCCAGTGCCGGGGCCAGTCCTCGGCACTGCATCTGGCGCTGCGGTTGCTCCGCCCGCAGGGCACCGTCGTCGACCTCGCCTTCTATCAGGGCGGCGCCGACCTGGTACGGCTCGGCGAGGAGTTCCACCACAACGGGCTCTCGCTGCGTTGCGCGCAGATCGGCCGGGTACCGCGCGGGCTGGCCCCCACCTGGGACCGCGACCGCCTGTCGGCGGAGACGATCGCCCTGCTCCGGGACTACGGCGACCTGATCCGCGCGCACCTGGTCTCGGCGGTGCTGCCGTTCGACGAGGCGCCCGCGCTGCTGATGGAGCTGGCCGCCGGTCGCCGGCACGAGGTGCAGGCGGTGCTCGCCGTCTGA
- a CDS encoding glutamate synthase subunit beta: MPDPSGFLKHDRKLPARRPVPVRISDWREVYPSADEGLIRDQATRCMDCGIPFCHDGCPLGNRIPDWNDLVRTGNWATAIESLHATNNFPEFTGRLCPAPCEAACVLGINGGAPVTIKQVEVEIVNRAFDLDLVAPQEVPAPTGRSVAVVGSGPAGLAAAQQLVRAGHAVTVYERDDAIGGLLRYGIPDFKLEKEHIDRRLAQLTAEGVRFRTGVNVGVDVTAEQLRAEHDAVLLACGALAGRDTPATPGRALRGVHQAMEHLVAANRAVASAAGGQPSVNGRESSTPIDAAGRHVVIIGGGDTAADCLGVAHRQGAAGVHQLDLYPRPPHERDEARDPWPTWPWVLREYPAHEEGGERVFAVAVQEFVDDGTGQVRAVRIAEVTVTKRDGQRLLTVLPGTERELPADLVLLAIGFEGTEEQPLLDQLGVTRNRRGAIDADPEWQAGTPGVFVAGDMHRGASLIVWAIAEGRAAAAAIHRYLGGASQLPAPVAPSAQPLAVPAR, encoded by the coding sequence GTGCCTGACCCGAGTGGATTCCTCAAGCACGACCGGAAGCTGCCGGCCCGCCGCCCGGTGCCGGTGCGGATCTCCGACTGGCGCGAGGTGTACCCGAGCGCCGACGAGGGCCTGATCCGCGACCAGGCCACCCGGTGCATGGACTGCGGCATCCCGTTCTGCCACGACGGCTGCCCGCTGGGCAACCGCATCCCGGACTGGAACGACCTGGTCCGGACCGGCAACTGGGCGACCGCGATCGAGTCGCTGCACGCCACCAACAACTTCCCGGAGTTCACCGGGCGGCTCTGCCCGGCGCCCTGCGAGGCGGCCTGCGTACTCGGGATCAACGGTGGGGCTCCGGTCACCATCAAGCAGGTCGAGGTGGAGATCGTCAACCGCGCCTTCGACCTGGACCTGGTGGCCCCGCAGGAGGTGCCGGCGCCGACCGGCCGCTCCGTCGCGGTGGTCGGCTCCGGCCCGGCCGGACTCGCCGCCGCCCAGCAGCTCGTCCGGGCCGGGCACGCGGTGACGGTGTACGAGCGGGACGACGCGATCGGCGGCCTGCTCCGGTACGGCATCCCGGACTTCAAGCTGGAGAAGGAGCACATCGACCGGCGGCTGGCCCAGCTCACCGCCGAGGGCGTGCGGTTCCGCACCGGGGTGAACGTCGGCGTCGACGTCACCGCCGAGCAGCTCCGGGCCGAGCACGACGCGGTGCTGCTGGCCTGCGGCGCGCTCGCCGGCCGGGACACCCCGGCGACCCCGGGCCGGGCGCTGCGCGGCGTGCACCAGGCGATGGAGCATCTCGTCGCGGCCAACCGCGCGGTCGCCTCGGCGGCCGGCGGCCAGCCCAGCGTGAACGGGCGGGAGTCGTCGACCCCGATCGACGCCGCCGGCAGGCACGTGGTGATCATCGGTGGTGGCGACACCGCCGCCGACTGCCTGGGGGTGGCGCACCGGCAGGGCGCGGCCGGCGTACACCAGCTCGACCTCTATCCGCGACCGCCGCACGAGCGCGACGAGGCCCGCGACCCGTGGCCGACCTGGCCGTGGGTGCTGCGCGAGTACCCGGCGCACGAGGAGGGTGGCGAGCGGGTCTTCGCGGTCGCGGTGCAGGAGTTCGTCGACGACGGCACCGGCCAGGTACGCGCGGTCCGGATCGCCGAGGTGACCGTGACGAAGCGGGACGGCCAGCGGCTGCTGACCGTGCTGCCCGGCACCGAGCGGGAGCTGCCGGCCGACCTGGTACTGCTGGCGATCGGCTTCGAGGGCACCGAGGAGCAGCCGCTGCTCGACCAGCTCGGCGTGACCCGCAACCGGCGCGGCGCGATCGACGCCGACCCCGAGTGGCAGGCCGGTACCCCGGGTGTCTTCGTCGCCGGGGACATGCACCGGGGTGCCTCGCTGATCGTCTGGGCGATCGCCGAGGGCCGGGCCGCCGCCGCCGCGATCCACCGCTACCTGGGCGGAGCCAGCCAGCTCCCGGCTCCGGTGGCGCCGTCCGCGCAGCCGCTGGCGGTCCCGGCCCGCTGA